Within Dysgonomonas sp. HDW5A, the genomic segment TACCTGCCTCCGAACCTAAATACCACGATTGCATAAGGGCAGGAACTTTATCTAACCAAGGCATCGAAACAGCATTACCACTGACAAGTATTATACCTAAGTTTTTATTTACTTTTAATAGATCATCAATCAGTTCGTTTTGTCCGAAAGGTAAATCGTAAGTGATTCGGTCTGCACCCTCGCAATCTTGCTGGAAATTTTTATTCAATCCACCGAAAAATAGAATTACATCTGCCCCTTTAGCTAAGGCTAGAGCTTCTCTTTTTAATGAATCTGCATTGTATGGTGATGGTACAAAGTTATCATATACCGTAGGTCCTGAACCATATCCCATTGTATACGCAACATTATTCTCACCGTATTTCGCTTTAAGACCTTCTAGCGGAGATATCTCTTGCTTAACTTTCAATTCCGAGGAACCTCCACCTACTGTTAACGAGCGGGTAGCATTTTCGCCGATTACAACAATTTTCTTGTATCTGTTCTGACCAATGGGAAAGAAGTTCTTTTCATTTTTCATCAGTACGATACCTTGTTCAGCCACTTTACGTGCTACATCTGCATGTTCTTGAGTTGCAAAACTTCCATAAGGACGATTACGATTCATATTGGTTCTGAAATTCAGACGAAGCACCCTTTTTACTTTCTCATCCAAAGATGATTCGGGAAGTTCTCCTTTTCTGATCATTTCTAAATAAGGCTGAGCCATAAAATAATTGTCATAAGCGAAACTTTCGCCCCATGTCAATCCATTTGTCCAGCTCCCCATTTCTATATCCAGGCCATTCAGAGCCGCTTCTTTGGTATCGTGGGCACTTCCCCAGTCGGTAACAAGTACGCCGTCAAAACCCCACTCACCTTTGAGTATTTTATTGACAAGTCTTTCGTTATGGCTACAGTATTGTCCTCTGAACTTATTATATGATCCCATAATAGCCCATACCTTTCCCTCTTGAACTCCGGCTTTAAAAGCAGGCAGATATATTTCATATAATGCTCTGTCGCTTACTTCTACATCAATATGACCACGCCAAAGCTCTTGATTGTTAAGGGCAAAGTGTTTCATACAAGCGGCAACTCCGTTTTGTTGTACCCCTTGTATAAAGGGGACTACCATTTTAGATGCCAAGTACGGATCTTCCCCTAGATATTCGAAATTACGTCCATTCATTGGTGTACGGTAGATATTTACACCGGGACCAAGTATAATATCTTTCTTTCTGAAACGTGCTTCTTCTCCTAAAGCATTTCCATATTCAAGAGAAAGCTCCGGATTAAAGGTTGCAGCAAGACATGTTAAAGCCGGAAATGCGGTACATGAGTCGTTTGTCCAACCTGCATGATTCCATGTATCCCAATCTATCTCCATACGAACGCCATGAGGGCCATCACTCATCCATATTTCGGGAATACCTAAACGGCGACATCCGGGAGTACTGAATTTTGATTGTGCATGTATCATGGCAATCTTTTCTTCGAGAGTCATCTTTGACAATGCATCATTTACTCTTGCTTCAATAGGTTTACTTTCATCCAGATATACAGGAACCGATTTGGTTTGTGCCTGAGTCTGCAAAGTAAATAAAGCAAGAAGACTACAGAAAAACAGTTTTTTCATATTCTTTTATTTGATTTTAGATTTAAATAATCAATGATAATTAATGTTACATTGCCTTGTAGGGGCAGGGCTTTGCTCTGCCCGAAAACGATAAGATTTGATAGAGGGTAGGGTAGAACCCTACCCCTACAACATACGACAGTAAATTTATCTTGTATTACTTATTTGATTTGTATTGTGATTCGTTCTTTCTTCTTTAATTTGAAATTTAATTTTCCTTCTTGAATAGTATAATCTTTTATCCCATTGATCAGAGG encodes:
- a CDS encoding glycoside hydrolase family 3 C-terminal domain-containing protein, yielding MKKLFFCSLLALFTLQTQAQTKSVPVYLDESKPIEARVNDALSKMTLEEKIAMIHAQSKFSTPGCRRLGIPEIWMSDGPHGVRMEIDWDTWNHAGWTNDSCTAFPALTCLAATFNPELSLEYGNALGEEARFRKKDIILGPGVNIYRTPMNGRNFEYLGEDPYLASKMVVPFIQGVQQNGVAACMKHFALNNQELWRGHIDVEVSDRALYEIYLPAFKAGVQEGKVWAIMGSYNKFRGQYCSHNERLVNKILKGEWGFDGVLVTDWGSAHDTKEAALNGLDIEMGSWTNGLTWGESFAYDNYFMAQPYLEMIRKGELPESSLDEKVKRVLRLNFRTNMNRNRPYGSFATQEHADVARKVAEQGIVLMKNEKNFFPIGQNRYKKIVVIGENATRSLTVGGGSSELKVKQEISPLEGLKAKYGENNVAYTMGYGSGPTVYDNFVPSPYNADSLKREALALAKGADVILFFGGLNKNFQQDCEGADRITYDLPFGQNELIDDLLKVNKNLGIILVSGNAVSMPWLDKVPALMQSWYLGSEAGSATANVISGDINPSGKLPYSIPKKLEDNGAMSFGTISYPGDSIKQIYKEDILVGYRWHDTKKIPALFPFGYGLSYTTFEYGKANTDKKEYGKDETIKVSFTVTNKGKVDGAESVQVYASQAKPSVERPEKELKAFKKVFLKAGETQTVELAVPVKDLAFFDDKTHNWTVESDQFTLHCAASSADVKSSVAVKIK